Proteins encoded in a region of the Prunus persica cultivar Lovell chromosome G4, Prunus_persica_NCBIv2, whole genome shotgun sequence genome:
- the LOC18779484 gene encoding polygalacturonase QRT3, with protein MEATMPRKALTWSMLMGFASFIIIHAYAENSGGGHRFSGGGRFRDDMRKMQEFKASLIRHDSISAAPPPSVSPSPSPSYVDPPPGRNSARVYHVTSYGADPTGERDSTDALAEAIADAFRGPTEGFLIDGIANLGGAQISLEGGYYRISRPLRLPAAGVGNLMIHGGTLRASDDFPTNGYLIDLSASSSPNENEKTYESSISAQLSSSSSYNYEYITLRDLMLDSNYRGGGISVINSLRTSIDNCYITHFTTNGILVQSGHETYIRNSFLGQHITAGGDHGERNFSGTAINLMGNDNAVTDVVIFSASVGIMISGPANILSGVHCYNKATGFGGTGIYLRLPGLTQTRIVNSYLDYTGIVAEDPVQLDISNTFFLGDAYIVLKSIKGVANGVNIVNNMFSGSNKGVGIVQLDQSKGPFKDIGQIVVDRNNARGMNIKSTVGRRSVQGNGTSWTIDFNPVLLFPNFIKHVQYTLSTGGNAFPNHALRNVSNNRVVIESNVAVPASVFVTVDQGVAN; from the exons ATGGAGGCAACAATGCCAAGAAAGGCTCTAACATGGTCGATGCTCATGGGGTTTGCCAGCTTCATCATAATTCATGCATATGCAGAAAACTCCGGTGGAGGTCATCGATTCTCCGGTGGAGGTCGTTTTCGTGACGATATGCGCAAAATGCAAGAGTTCAAGGCCTCGCTTATCCGCCATGATTCAATTTCTGCTGCACCACCACCTTCAGTCTCGCCCTCTCCTTCTCCTAGCTATGTTGATCCTCCACCG GGGAGAAATAGTGCACGTGTGTATCACGTGACATCGTACGGTGCTGATCCAACGGGGGAAAGAGACAGCACTGATGCACTTGCTGAGGCAATAGCAGATGCATTTAGAGGACCAACTGAAGGGTTCTTGATTGACGGAATTGCCAATCTTGGTGGTGCCCAGATCAGTCTTGAAGGTGGCTATTATCGCATCAGCAGACCACTCAGGTTGCCTGCAGCTGGAGTAGGAAACCTTATG ATTCATGGAGGAACATTACGAGCCTCGGATGATTTTCCAACTAATGGGTACCTGATTGATTTATCTGCTTCATCATCACCCAACGAGAATGAAAAAACTTATGAGAGCTCAATTTCTGCACAGCTTTCTTCATCCTCATCCTACAACTATGAGTACATAACCCTAAGGGACCTCATGTTAGACTCTAACTACAGGGGTGGGGGCATTTCAGTCATAAACTCACTTAGGACCAGCATAGACAATTGTTACATAACTCATTTCACCACCAATGGGATCTTAGTCCAAAGTGGACATGAAACCTACATCCGAAATTCCTTCCTAGGCCAGCACATCACCGCCGGTGGTGATCATGGTGAAAGGAACTTTTCAGGCACGGCAATCAACCTAATGGGCAATGATAATGCTGTGACAGATGTGGTGATTTTTTCTGCTTCTGTAGGTATAATGATTTCGGGTCCAGCCAACATACTTTCCGGAGTACATTGCTACAACAAGGCCACTGGATTTGGGGGCACCGGAATTTATTTGAGACTTCCTGGGTTGACGCAAACCCGAATTGTGAATTCTTACTTGGACTACACTGGTATAGTTGCTGAAGATCCAGTACAGCTTGATATCTCAAACACTTTCTTCCTTGGTGATGCTTACATTGTGCTAAAATCAATAAAGGGAGTTGCTAATGGGGTCAATATTGTTAACAATATGTTTAGTGGGTCCAATAAAGGGGTTGGAATTGTTCAATTGGACCAATCAAAGGGGCCTTTCAAGGACATTGGACAAATTGTTGTGGACAGGAACAATGCGAGGGGGATGAACATAAAGAGCACAGTTGGAAGGAGGTCTGTGCAAGGCAATGGCACCTCCTGGACCATAGACTTTAACCCAGTTCTTCTATTTCCTAACTTTATTAAGCATGTGCAGTACACGTTAAGCACCGGCGGCAATGCGTTCCCTAACCATGCCCTGAGGAATGTGTCGAATAATCGTGTTGTGATTGAGTCGAATGTGGCTGTTCCTGCTTCTGTTTTTGTGACAGTGGATCAAGGAGTGGCAAACTGA